A segment of the Fibrobacter succinogenes subsp. succinogenes S85 genome:
TTACTGGACCAATCGCCATTTTTCGCGCAAGGTGAATGGCTGGTTGCGCTTTTACGTGCGTCTGGGTGACGGCTATATTTGGGCTTTGTTCATTGCATTTTTGATTTGGAGAACGAGCTGGGAGAGCTTTTTGCCGATTCTGTGGCAGGCGCTTGTTTCGCTTGCGATGAGCCTTCTCATTTACGAAGGCGTCAAGCTCAGCACCAAGCGTCCGCGCCCGTTTGCTGCAAATCCGCAAATCAAGGCTGAGGTCCCGCCGCTTGACAAGTATAGCTTCCCGTCTGGACATACGATGAACAACTTGGCTGTGGCAAGCACAGTGTTTTATTGCGTGCCGCAGTACGGATGGATCATGATGCTGTTGCCGCTCACGTGGGGACTTTTGCGCGTGTATTTTGGCGTGCATTGGTTCTCGGATATTATCTGCGGATTTTTGCTTGGCATCTTGAGCTTTGTGCTCGGACACGCTTTGTGGATCCCGATTTCTGCTGCAATCGCGGGCTAACGAACAATGACTAACGACTTCGTACAAATTTCAGATTTTTTTGCCCAGGTTGACTGGAATTCTAAAATTTATCTGCTGTTGCGCCATG
Coding sequences within it:
- a CDS encoding phosphatase PAP2 family protein — protein: MLKKIFDFDNRVSVYWTNRHFSRKVNGWLRFYVRLGDGYIWALFIAFLIWRTSWESFLPILWQALVSLAMSLLIYEGVKLSTKRPRPFAANPQIKAEVPPLDKYSFPSGHTMNNLAVASTVFYCVPQYGWIMMLLPLTWGLLRVYFGVHWFSDIICGFLLGILSFVLGHALWIPISAAIAG